One segment of Chionomys nivalis chromosome 3, mChiNiv1.1, whole genome shotgun sequence DNA contains the following:
- the LOC130870961 gene encoding 26S proteasome non-ATPase regulatory subunit 4-like, with protein sequence MWEVAEAFASVDIINFGEEEVNTEKLMAFVNTLNGKDGTGSHLVTVPPGPSLADALISSPILAGEGGAMLGLDASDFEFGVNPSADPELALALRVSMEEQRQRQEEEARRAAAASAAEAGIATSGTEGERDSDDALLKMTISQQEFGRAGLPDLSSMTEEEQIAYAMQMSLQGIEFGQAESADIDASSAMDTSEPVKEEEDYDVMQDPEFLQSVLEILPGVDPKNEAIRNAMGSLASQTTKDGKKDKKEEDKK encoded by the exons ATGTGGGAAGTGGCAG AGGCGTTTGCCTCTGTTGACATCATCAATTTTGGGGAAGAGGAGGTGAACACAGAGAAGCTGATGGCCTTTGTGAACACGCTGAATGGCAAGGACGGAACCGGATCACACCTGGTGACAGTGCCCCCTGGACCCAGCTTGGCTGATGCCCTCATCAGTTCTCCTATTCTAGCTGGTGAAGGCGGTGCCATGCTGGGGCTCGATGCCAGTGACTTCGAGTTTGGAGTAAACCCCAGTGCTGATCCTGAGTTGGCTCTAGCTCTTCGTGTATCTATGGAAGAGCAGCGGCAGCGGCAGGAGGAAGAGGCACGGCGGGCTGCTGCAGCCTCTGCCGCCGAGGCTGGAATTGCAACGTCTGGGACTGAAGGTGAAAGAGACTCGGACGACGCCCTCCTGAAGATGACCATCAGCCAGCAGGAGTTTGGCCGTGCTGGGCTTCCTGACCTAAGCAGCATGACTGAGGAGGAGCAGATCGCCTACGCCATGCAGATGTCGCTGCAGGGAATAGAGTTCGGCCAAGCAGAGTCAGCTGACATCGATGCCAGCTCAGCCATGGACACCTCTGAGCctgtgaaggaggaggaggactacGATGTGATGCAAGACCCAGAGTTCCTTCAGAGTGTCCTGGAGATCCTTCCCGGCGTGGATCCCAAAAACGAAGCCATTCGGAACGCAATGGGCTCTCTAGCCTCCCAGACCACCAAGGATGGCAAGAAGgacaagaaagaggaagacaagaaGTGA